The following are encoded in a window of Alosa sapidissima isolate fAloSap1 chromosome 12, fAloSap1.pri, whole genome shotgun sequence genomic DNA:
- the si:dkey-183n20.15 gene encoding RING-HC_RNF170 domain-containing protein isoform X1: MLTCHSSQSRVSQTEEARRGQAQPGHSCQSTLDLGGHQHVRCDEDLCVSGAVRDLHCPVCLQMATFPVETNCGHLFCAPCLISYWKHGSWLDAISCPLCRQKVSILCHLFPESRSDCQQREVLGHIKDYNKRYSGAPRRVTDYLYDMPLFLHLALRGLGNMGGLVWLFLLRVAVCGFGAAMSLASPLEGASGPFCGALGLLDDLVVVFLLLICVININQRMTPDATARNRSATQGVLTDTLL; encoded by the exons ATGCTCACCTGCCATAGCTCTCAgtccag GGTGTCCCAGACAGAAGAGGCCAGAAGGGGTCAGGCCCAGCCCGGCCACTCTTGTCAGAGTACCCTTGACCTGGGAGGCCACCAGCACGTGAGATGTGACGAG GACCTATGCGTTTCGGGTGCTGTCAGAGACTTGCATTGCCCTGTGTGTCTGCAAATGGCCACATTCCCTGTGGAGACCAACTGTGGACACCTCTTCTGTG CTCCCTGTCTGATATCCTACTGGAAGCATGGCTCCTGGTTAGACGCCATCAGCTGCCCTCTCTGTCGACAGAAG GTGAGTATCCTGTGTCACCTCTTCCCCGAGAGCCGTTCGGACTGCCAACAGCGGGAGGTTCTGGGCCACATCAAAGACTACAACAAGCGTTATTCTGGGGCCCCTCGCCGG GTGACAGACTACCTGTACGACATGCCCTTATTCCTGCACCTGGCACTGCGTGGCCTGGGCAACATGGGCGGCCTTGTGTGGCTCTTCCTGCTGAGGGTGGCCGTCTGCGGTTTCGGGGCAGCCATGTCCCTGGCCTCACCTCTAGAGGGCGCCTCGGGACCCTTCTGCGGAGCACTGGGGCTCCTGGATGACCTTGTGGTAGTCTTCCTTCTCCTCATCTGTGTCATTAATATCAATCAGCGGATGACGCCAGACGCAACAGCCAGGAATCGTTCAGCAACACAAGGTGTGCTGACCGACACATTATTGTGA
- the si:dkey-183n20.15 gene encoding RING-HC_RNF170 domain-containing protein isoform X2 produces MLTCHSSQSRVSQTEEARRGQAQPGHSCQSTLDLGGHQHVRCDEDLCVSGAVRDLHCPVCLQMATFPVETNCGHLFCAPCLISYWKHGSWLDAISCPLCRQKVTDYLYDMPLFLHLALRGLGNMGGLVWLFLLRVAVCGFGAAMSLASPLEGASGPFCGALGLLDDLVVVFLLLICVININQRMTPDATARNRSATQGVLTDTLL; encoded by the exons ATGCTCACCTGCCATAGCTCTCAgtccag GGTGTCCCAGACAGAAGAGGCCAGAAGGGGTCAGGCCCAGCCCGGCCACTCTTGTCAGAGTACCCTTGACCTGGGAGGCCACCAGCACGTGAGATGTGACGAG GACCTATGCGTTTCGGGTGCTGTCAGAGACTTGCATTGCCCTGTGTGTCTGCAAATGGCCACATTCCCTGTGGAGACCAACTGTGGACACCTCTTCTGTG CTCCCTGTCTGATATCCTACTGGAAGCATGGCTCCTGGTTAGACGCCATCAGCTGCCCTCTCTGTCGACAGAAG GTGACAGACTACCTGTACGACATGCCCTTATTCCTGCACCTGGCACTGCGTGGCCTGGGCAACATGGGCGGCCTTGTGTGGCTCTTCCTGCTGAGGGTGGCCGTCTGCGGTTTCGGGGCAGCCATGTCCCTGGCCTCACCTCTAGAGGGCGCCTCGGGACCCTTCTGCGGAGCACTGGGGCTCCTGGATGACCTTGTGGTAGTCTTCCTTCTCCTCATCTGTGTCATTAATATCAATCAGCGGATGACGCCAGACGCAACAGCCAGGAATCGTTCAGCAACACAAGGTGTGCTGACCGACACATTATTGTGA